One segment of Streptomyces sp. NA02950 DNA contains the following:
- a CDS encoding DUF742 domain-containing protein, protein MTRGGEQTGRWFDDAAGPVVRPYAMTRGRTRSAAEGKLDLIAVVVADAVSHRTVADQTLSPEHIDIVEMSRDTPQSVAELAAELDLPVGVVRVLIGDLLHAALVRVSRPVPPAELPDERILREVINGLRAL, encoded by the coding sequence ATGACCCGAGGCGGGGAACAGACCGGCCGCTGGTTCGACGACGCGGCGGGGCCGGTGGTCCGGCCCTATGCGATGACACGGGGACGGACCCGCAGCGCCGCGGAGGGAAAACTCGATCTGATCGCGGTCGTCGTCGCCGACGCTGTGAGCCATCGGACCGTCGCTGACCAGACGTTGTCCCCGGAGCACATCGACATCGTCGAAATGAGTCGCGACACCCCACAGTCCGTCGCCGAGCTGGCGGCCGAACTCGACCTTCCGGTCGGGGTGGTCCGTGTACTCATCGGTGACCTGCTCCACGCGGCACTCGTCCGAGTGTCCCGGCCAGTACCTCCGGCGGAACTGCCGGACGAGAGGATTCTGCGCGAGGTGATCAATGGTCTACGGGCACTCTGA
- a CDS encoding bifunctional 3-phenylpropionate/cinnamic acid dioxygenase ferredoxin subunit has protein sequence MIPVCRIEDLPEGESVRVEAGDTGGPIAVFHSEGAFYAIDDTCSHQDASLSEGWLEGCYVECPLHAALFDLRSGMPTCLPARKPVRTHAVTVVDGMLYVHPTVHTVPGEPVRAVQEEAVA, from the coding sequence ATGATTCCCGTCTGCCGTATCGAGGACCTGCCGGAGGGCGAGTCGGTGCGTGTCGAGGCCGGCGACACCGGCGGGCCGATCGCCGTGTTCCACTCCGAGGGCGCGTTCTACGCCATCGACGACACGTGCAGCCACCAGGACGCCTCCCTCTCGGAAGGCTGGCTGGAGGGCTGCTACGTCGAATGCCCGCTGCACGCCGCGCTGTTCGATCTGCGCTCCGGCATGCCCACCTGCCTGCCCGCCCGCAAGCCCGTACGGACCCACGCTGTCACGGTCGTGGACGGAATGCTCTATGTCCACCCCACGGTGCACACCGTTCCCGGCGAGCCCGTGCGCGCGGTCCAGGAAGAAGCCGTCGCATGA
- a CDS encoding NAD(P)/FAD-dependent oxidoreductase, whose product MRTVTVVGASLAGLHAARGLRSHGFDGRLVIVGEERHRPYDRPPLSKEFLTRPGDPDGDPGPLALTDPEDEAELDAEWLLGVRAEGLDPAAGEVRLADGRTVRTDGVVIATGAAPRTLRATALPGVHTLRTLDDAARLRAELRAGAARAVVIGAGFIGAEVASSCAALGLDVTVVEAAPLPLVPQLGEELAGACAALHRNSGVTLLCGTQVATLRGSDRVTGVELADGRVLPADVVIVGIGVRPTTGWLEGSGLKVDDGVLCDEGCVTALPHVVAVGDVARLTRPGTGRTVRAEHWTSGMEQGAVAARNLLAGSTVEPFTALPYFWSDQYGARIQYAGRREPGDTVRIDEGDPADPGAGLLAVYERNGSPTAVLGVNRPRPFMRLRRELARAPQPAGR is encoded by the coding sequence ATGAGGACGGTCACCGTCGTCGGGGCCTCGCTCGCCGGACTGCACGCGGCGCGGGGCCTGCGCTCCCACGGTTTCGACGGGCGGCTGGTCATCGTCGGCGAGGAGCGCCACCGCCCCTACGACCGGCCGCCCCTGTCGAAGGAATTCCTCACCCGCCCCGGAGACCCGGACGGCGACCCCGGCCCGCTCGCCCTCACCGACCCCGAGGACGAGGCCGAGCTGGACGCCGAGTGGCTGCTCGGCGTCCGGGCCGAGGGCCTTGACCCCGCCGCGGGCGAGGTCCGCCTCGCGGACGGCCGTACGGTCCGCACCGACGGCGTGGTCATCGCCACCGGTGCCGCCCCCCGCACCCTGCGCGCCACCGCCCTCCCCGGCGTGCACACCCTGCGCACCCTCGACGACGCCGCCCGACTCCGCGCCGAGCTGCGCGCGGGCGCCGCCCGCGCGGTGGTGATCGGCGCCGGGTTCATCGGCGCCGAGGTCGCCTCCTCCTGCGCCGCCCTCGGACTGGACGTCACCGTGGTCGAGGCCGCCCCGCTGCCGCTGGTGCCCCAGCTCGGCGAGGAGCTGGCCGGGGCCTGCGCCGCACTGCACAGGAACAGTGGGGTGACCCTGCTGTGCGGCACCCAGGTCGCCACCCTGCGCGGCTCCGACCGGGTCACCGGAGTCGAGCTCGCCGACGGCCGGGTGCTCCCCGCCGATGTGGTGATCGTGGGCATAGGAGTACGCCCCACCACCGGCTGGCTGGAGGGGTCCGGTCTGAAGGTCGACGACGGGGTGCTGTGCGACGAGGGCTGTGTCACCGCACTGCCCCATGTGGTGGCCGTCGGGGACGTGGCCCGGCTCACCCGGCCCGGCACCGGACGCACCGTCCGCGCCGAGCACTGGACCAGCGGTATGGAACAGGGCGCGGTCGCCGCCCGCAATCTGCTCGCCGGATCCACCGTCGAGCCGTTCACCGCACTGCCCTACTTCTGGTCCGACCAGTACGGCGCACGGATCCAGTACGCCGGGCGGCGCGAGCCCGGGGACACCGTCCGGATCGACGAGGGAGACCCCGCCGACCCCGGCGCCGGACTCCTGGCCGTCTACGAACGGAACGGCAGCCCCACCGCCGTACTCGGGGTCAACCGGCCCCGGCCCTTCATGCGGCTGCGCCGCGAGCTCGCCCGCGCTCCGCAGCCGGCCGGGAGGTGA
- a CDS encoding nitrate- and nitrite sensing domain-containing protein, whose product MRFRGKSIRRKIVALLLVPLVSLTAIWAFATVITGREAMQLLDASDIIDKAGQPAEDAVHAVQKERRQTLVLLADPRQSDALPVLHTQQRKTDEVIGTLREAASDGDVRDLMNDDSRDQLGAILKAADGLDSLRRKVEDNGITRTAAYEYYNKLVDLCYTFRSSLHAVPDTDLDKQGRALVAMIRAREALSREDALYVSGLTARKMSLADLQAISDLIAERTLLYETNLPILPASEQKIFADYRRTNSAPAALRIAEGKILSSMDPKTAIKALDQEHWEAAAGPVLNDYDRLGNEATDRLQDRIDPVADSVLLKAGAAGILGLLALVVSVFVSFRIGRALVRDLSGLRKDAQEVASVRLPSVMRRLGAGEKVDIEAEAPRLDYGPDEMGQVGQAVNTLQRAAVEAAVKQAELRQGVSEVFVNLARRSQVLLHRQLTLLDTMERRTEDTDELADLFRLDHMTTRMRRHAEGLVILSGAAPSRQWRKPIQLMDVVRAAVAEVEDYERVEVRRMPRLAVNGPAVGDLTHLVAELLENATVFSPPHTAVQVHGERVAKGFTLEIHDRGLGMTPEALMEANLRLAETPEFELSDTDRLGLFVVSRLAQRQGVRVSLQPSPYGGTTAVVLIPGTLLSEDDAGDDGDDRGRSQSYDRLGPESRLQAVQERTAPFEDPSAAFPLPTARTTPPIDGPVELEAPVSRFPAEETEEDEELGGIFRARGLPGQRPAPEAERHQSAPEPLPSRGAGPAPLPRRVPPVLVSDNGRPVEGAAGGRHARPHSVDQPSRAERPGPGPDTGPAPVVRGQGPGQGPGPGRTPGRTPGQGQDRAPSWAGERTSERPPPPQRSASGLPKRVRQASLAPQLRNDPTPRNEAERYPADTDPEREAEQARATMASLQRGWQRGRRQSGTGPGAPDRAPGTTYEGDGR is encoded by the coding sequence ATGCGCTTTCGCGGGAAGTCCATCCGCCGGAAGATCGTGGCGCTGTTGCTGGTGCCGCTTGTCTCACTGACGGCAATCTGGGCCTTCGCTACAGTGATCACCGGTCGTGAGGCGATGCAGCTGCTGGACGCGTCCGACATCATCGACAAGGCGGGCCAGCCCGCGGAAGACGCGGTGCACGCCGTCCAGAAGGAACGGCGGCAGACCCTCGTCCTGCTCGCGGACCCCCGCCAGTCGGACGCGCTCCCCGTGCTCCACACCCAGCAGCGCAAGACCGACGAGGTCATCGGCACCCTGCGGGAAGCCGCTTCGGACGGCGACGTACGCGACCTGATGAACGACGACTCCCGTGACCAGCTCGGCGCGATCCTCAAAGCGGCCGACGGCCTCGACAGTCTGCGCCGGAAGGTCGAGGACAACGGCATCACCCGCACCGCAGCATATGAGTACTACAACAAACTCGTCGACCTCTGCTACACCTTCCGCAGTTCGCTGCATGCCGTGCCCGACACCGACCTGGACAAACAGGGCCGGGCACTGGTCGCGATGATCCGCGCCCGGGAGGCCCTCTCCCGGGAGGACGCCCTGTACGTCTCCGGCCTCACGGCGCGCAAGATGAGCCTGGCCGACCTCCAGGCCATCTCCGACCTCATCGCCGAGCGCACCCTGCTCTACGAGACCAACCTCCCGATCCTGCCCGCCTCGGAGCAGAAGATCTTCGCCGACTACCGGCGCACCAACTCCGCGCCCGCCGCGCTGCGGATCGCCGAGGGCAAGATCCTGTCCTCGATGGATCCGAAGACGGCCATCAAGGCCCTGGACCAGGAACACTGGGAGGCCGCCGCGGGGCCGGTGCTCAACGACTACGACCGGCTCGGCAACGAGGCCACCGACCGGCTCCAGGACCGCATCGACCCGGTCGCCGACAGCGTGCTGCTCAAGGCGGGCGCGGCAGGCATCCTCGGTCTGCTGGCCCTGGTCGTCTCGGTGTTCGTCTCCTTCCGGATCGGCCGCGCCCTGGTCCGCGACCTGTCCGGGCTCCGCAAGGACGCCCAGGAGGTCGCCAGCGTCCGGCTGCCCAGCGTGATGCGCCGCCTCGGTGCGGGGGAGAAGGTCGACATCGAGGCCGAGGCGCCCCGGCTCGACTACGGCCCCGACGAGATGGGCCAGGTCGGCCAGGCTGTCAACACCCTCCAGCGGGCCGCCGTCGAAGCCGCCGTCAAGCAGGCCGAGCTCCGGCAGGGCGTCTCCGAGGTCTTCGTCAACCTCGCCCGCCGCAGCCAGGTGCTGCTGCACCGCCAGCTCACCCTGCTCGACACCATGGAGCGGCGCACCGAGGACACCGACGAACTCGCCGACCTGTTCCGGCTGGACCACATGACCACTCGTATGCGGCGGCACGCCGAGGGTCTGGTCATCCTCTCCGGCGCCGCGCCCTCCCGGCAGTGGCGCAAGCCGATCCAGCTGATGGACGTGGTGCGCGCCGCCGTCGCCGAGGTCGAGGACTACGAGCGGGTCGAGGTCCGCCGGATGCCGCGGCTCGCGGTCAACGGCCCGGCCGTCGGCGACCTCACCCACCTCGTCGCCGAACTCCTGGAGAACGCCACCGTGTTCTCCCCGCCGCACACCGCCGTCCAGGTGCACGGCGAGCGGGTCGCCAAGGGCTTCACCCTGGAGATCCACGACCGCGGGCTCGGCATGACACCCGAGGCGCTCATGGAGGCCAACCTCCGGCTCGCCGAAACCCCTGAGTTCGAGCTGTCCGACACCGACCGGCTCGGTCTGTTCGTGGTCAGCCGGCTGGCCCAGCGGCAGGGCGTCCGCGTCTCGCTCCAGCCCTCGCCGTACGGCGGCACCACGGCCGTCGTCCTCATCCCCGGCACCCTGCTCAGCGAAGACGACGCCGGTGACGACGGCGACGACCGCGGCCGGAGCCAGAGCTACGACCGACTCGGCCCCGAGAGCAGGCTCCAGGCGGTCCAGGAGCGGACCGCCCCGTTCGAGGACCCCTCCGCGGCCTTCCCGCTCCCCACGGCACGGACCACGCCGCCGATCGACGGCCCCGTCGAACTCGAGGCGCCGGTCTCGCGGTTCCCGGCGGAGGAGACCGAGGAGGACGAGGAACTGGGCGGGATCTTCCGGGCCCGCGGGCTGCCCGGCCAGCGCCCCGCCCCCGAAGCCGAGCGGCACCAGTCCGCTCCCGAACCGCTGCCCAGCCGCGGCGCCGGCCCCGCCCCGCTGCCCCGCCGTGTCCCGCCGGTGCTGGTATCCGACAACGGCCGCCCGGTCGAGGGCGCCGCCGGTGGCCGCCACGCACGCCCGCACAGCGTCGATCAGCCCTCCCGGGCCGAGCGGCCGGGGCCGGGGCCGGACACGGGACCGGCCCCGGTGGTACGGGGTCAAGGGCCGGGCCAGGGACCCGGGCCGGGGCGGACACCGGGCCGGACACCGGGGCAGGGCCAGGACCGCGCCCCGTCCTGGGCGGGCGAGCGGACGTCCGAACGCCCGCCGCCACCACAGCGTTCGGCATCCGGACTGCCCAAGCGGGTCCGGCAGGCCAGCCTGGCTCCGCAGCTGAGGAACGACCCCACGCCGCGCAACGAGGCGGAAAGGTACCCTGCGGACACCGATCCCGAACGGGAGGCCGAGCAGGCCCGGGCCACCATGGCCTCCCTCCAGCGGGGTTGGCAGCGCGGTCGGCGGCAGTCGGGCACCGGTCCCGGCGCGCCGGACAGAGCACCAGGAACGACATATGAGGGGGACGGTCGATGA
- a CDS encoding ATP/GTP-binding protein has product MVYGHSDLGRSPIVEPVTLKILVAGGFGAGKTTLVGAVSEIKPLRTEELLTEAGRPVDDIAGVEGKKTTTVAMDFGRITLREDLVLYLFGTPGQDRFWFLWDELATGALGAVVLADTRRLEDCFAAVDYFERRGIAFTVAVNCFEGAERYPEEAVRDALDLDRGTPVILCDARERESVKHVLISVVEHAMLASASRR; this is encoded by the coding sequence ATGGTCTACGGGCACTCTGACCTAGGCCGCTCTCCCATCGTCGAACCGGTCACGCTCAAGATACTTGTGGCGGGCGGGTTCGGTGCGGGCAAGACGACCCTGGTGGGCGCGGTCAGCGAGATCAAACCGCTGCGCACCGAGGAGCTCCTCACCGAGGCCGGCCGTCCGGTCGACGACATCGCGGGGGTGGAGGGCAAGAAGACCACCACCGTCGCCATGGACTTCGGGCGCATCACGCTCCGCGAGGACCTTGTCCTCTATCTCTTCGGCACCCCCGGACAGGACCGCTTCTGGTTCCTGTGGGACGAACTGGCGACCGGCGCGCTGGGCGCGGTAGTGCTGGCCGACACCCGGCGGCTGGAGGACTGCTTCGCCGCCGTCGACTACTTCGAGCGCCGCGGTATCGCCTTCACGGTGGCCGTCAACTGCTTCGAGGGCGCCGAACGTTACCCGGAGGAGGCGGTGCGCGACGCGCTCGACCTCGACCGCGGCACCCCGGTCATCCTGTGCGACGCCCGGGAGCGCGAGTCCGTCAAGCATGTGCTGATCTCGGTGGTCGAGCACGCGATGCTGGCCTCGGCCTCCCGGCGCTGA
- a CDS encoding IclR family transcriptional regulator gives MTNTTDDRAEEKRGAAGAVQSVDRAVSVLEILAKLGEAGVTEIADELGVHKSTAFRLLGVLENRGLVGQERERGKYYLGAGVLRLAGAAAIRLDISQEGAPVCRALADETGETANIAVLDGDAAVNIMQARGAAAVTAFNWLGRRTALHATASGKVLLAHLTGERRERLVTRKLPRFTEHTLTTSAELRQQLETAAERGFAYSCEELEIGLNAVAAPVRGHDGVVIGAIGVSGPAYRMAQSRLPDLAEYAVKTAEELSRRMGFPG, from the coding sequence ATGACGAACACGACGGATGACCGGGCCGAGGAGAAGCGGGGGGCCGCCGGGGCAGTGCAATCGGTGGACAGGGCGGTGAGCGTCCTGGAGATCCTCGCCAAGCTGGGCGAGGCCGGAGTGACCGAGATCGCCGACGAGCTGGGGGTGCACAAGTCGACCGCCTTCCGGCTGCTCGGTGTGCTCGAGAACCGCGGCCTGGTCGGCCAGGAACGAGAACGGGGGAAGTACTACCTGGGCGCGGGCGTGCTCAGACTCGCGGGCGCCGCCGCCATCCGCCTGGACATCTCACAGGAGGGCGCCCCGGTGTGCCGGGCGCTGGCCGACGAGACCGGCGAGACGGCCAATATCGCCGTGCTGGACGGGGACGCGGCGGTCAACATCATGCAGGCGCGCGGCGCCGCGGCGGTCACCGCCTTCAACTGGCTGGGCCGCCGGACCGCGCTGCACGCGACCGCGAGCGGCAAGGTGCTGCTCGCGCATCTGACCGGCGAGCGGCGGGAGCGGCTGGTGACGCGGAAGCTGCCGCGGTTCACCGAGCACACCCTCACCACCTCCGCCGAGCTGCGGCAGCAGCTGGAGACGGCCGCCGAGCGCGGCTTCGCCTACTCCTGTGAGGAGCTGGAGATCGGGCTGAACGCGGTGGCCGCCCCGGTGCGCGGCCACGACGGCGTGGTCATCGGGGCGATCGGCGTCTCGGGCCCGGCCTACCGGATGGCCCAGAGCCGGCTGCCGGACCTGGCCGAATACGCCGTGAAGACGGCCGAGGAGCTGTCCCGGCGGATGGGCTTCCCCGGCTGA
- a CDS encoding S-(hydroxymethyl)mycothiol dehydrogenase, with the protein MPQEARAVVAVKKGAPVEVVPIIVPDPGPGEVLVAVQACGVCHTDLHYREGAISDEFPYLLGHEAAGTIETVGPGVTGLAPGDYVVLAWRAPCGGCRSCRRGRPWYCFDSRNAVQPMTLADGTPLSPALGIGAFAEKTLVAAGQAVKIDPSARPEAAGLIGCGVMAGYGAAVHTGQVSNGDTVAVIGCGGVGNAAITGASLAGARRVIAVDIDDTKLDAATRFGATDTVNSRGTDPVEAVRELTGGFGADVVIDAVGRPETYRQGFYMRDHAGVLVQVGVPDPEMRIDLPLIDLFSRGGALKSSWYGDCLPSRDFPVLVDLHLSRKLDLEAFISETITLDEVEPAFAKMQRGEVLRSVVVL; encoded by the coding sequence ATGCCGCAAGAAGCCCGCGCCGTCGTCGCGGTCAAAAAAGGTGCCCCCGTGGAGGTGGTGCCGATCATCGTGCCCGACCCCGGCCCCGGCGAGGTGCTGGTGGCCGTCCAGGCGTGCGGGGTGTGCCACACCGATCTGCACTACCGGGAGGGCGCGATCAGTGACGAGTTCCCGTATCTGCTCGGGCACGAGGCGGCGGGGACCATCGAGACCGTCGGCCCGGGCGTCACCGGACTCGCCCCCGGCGACTACGTCGTCCTGGCCTGGCGCGCCCCCTGCGGCGGCTGCCGCTCCTGCCGCCGGGGCCGCCCCTGGTACTGCTTCGACAGCCGCAACGCCGTCCAGCCGATGACCCTCGCGGACGGCACCCCGCTCAGCCCGGCCCTGGGCATCGGGGCGTTCGCCGAGAAGACACTGGTCGCGGCGGGCCAGGCGGTGAAGATCGACCCGTCCGCGCGCCCCGAAGCGGCGGGCCTGATCGGCTGCGGGGTGATGGCCGGTTACGGCGCGGCCGTGCACACCGGGCAGGTCTCCAACGGCGACACGGTGGCCGTCATCGGGTGCGGCGGGGTCGGCAACGCGGCCATCACCGGGGCCTCGCTGGCCGGGGCGCGCCGGGTGATCGCGGTCGATATCGACGACACGAAGCTGGACGCGGCCACCCGCTTCGGCGCCACCGACACCGTCAACTCCCGTGGTACCGATCCGGTCGAGGCGGTGCGCGAACTGACCGGCGGCTTCGGCGCCGATGTGGTCATCGACGCGGTGGGCCGCCCCGAGACCTACCGGCAGGGCTTCTACATGCGCGACCACGCCGGGGTGCTGGTGCAGGTCGGCGTGCCGGACCCGGAGATGCGGATCGACCTGCCGCTGATCGACCTGTTCTCGCGCGGCGGCGCCCTCAAGTCGTCCTGGTACGGCGACTGTCTGCCCAGCCGGGACTTCCCCGTCCTGGTCGACCTCCACCTCAGCCGCAAGCTGGACCTGGAGGCCTTCATCAGCGAGACGATCACGCTGGACGAGGTGGAGCCGGCGTTCGCCAAGATGCAGCGCGGTGAGGTGCTGCGGTCGGTGGTGGTCCTGTGA
- a CDS encoding roadblock/LC7 domain-containing protein, producing MTASNAAARNASARTSGELNWLLDELVGRVGSIRKALVLSGDGLPTGGSRDLSREDGEHMAAVASGFHSLAKGVGRHFDVGRVRQTIVELDDAFLFVTAAGDGSCLAVLADADSDVGQVAYEMTLLVKRVGAHLGSAPRSGG from the coding sequence ATGACCGCATCGAACGCCGCAGCACGGAACGCCTCGGCACGGACGTCGGGCGAACTCAACTGGCTGCTTGACGAACTGGTCGGACGGGTGGGCAGTATCCGCAAGGCGCTGGTCCTCTCCGGGGACGGTCTGCCCACCGGTGGCTCCCGCGATCTGTCCCGTGAGGACGGCGAGCACATGGCCGCCGTGGCCTCCGGATTCCACAGCCTCGCCAAGGGCGTCGGCCGCCACTTCGACGTCGGCCGGGTGCGGCAGACCATCGTCGAGCTCGACGACGCCTTCCTGTTCGTCACCGCCGCGGGCGACGGCAGCTGCCTGGCGGTGCTCGCCGACGCCGACTCCGATGTCGGGCAGGTGGCCTACGAGATGACGCTGCTGGTGAAGCGGGTGGGGGCACATCTGGGCTCCGCTCCGCGATCCGGCGGGTGA
- the glpK gene encoding glycerol kinase GlpK → MPNHTDTYVAAIDQGTTSSRCIIFDQGGRIVAVDQREHRQIFPKPGWVEHDATEIWAKVQAVVAGALAKAGLRAEQLTALGITNQRETTVLWDRATGKPVHNAIVWQDTRTSALCGELGGEHGQDRFRDTTGLPLASYFSGPKAAWLLENVPGLRRRAERGEIAFGTIDSWLIWNLTGGTEGGVHVTDVTNAGRTLLMDLETLQWDSSILSAMNIPEAMLPEIRSSAEVYGTGVGQLAGVPVASALGDQQAAVFGQTCYGVGEAKNTYGTGSFLLLNTGDRPVPSKSGLLTTMGYRLGGERPVYCLEGSIAITGALVQWFRDQLGIIRSADEIEPLAASVSDNGGAYIVPAFSGLFAPYWRSDARGVVTGLTRYVTKAHLARAVLEATSWQTREVVDAMYQDSGVRITTLKVDGGMTANGLLMQHQADVLGVPVIRPVVSETTCLGAAYAAGLATGVWQDLDELRTHWQRDTEWAPRMDAAEREREYGNWRMAVERSFGWHKEGQAAQADQADQAAGSEA, encoded by the coding sequence ATGCCGAACCACACGGACACCTACGTCGCCGCGATCGATCAGGGCACCACCTCCAGCCGCTGCATCATCTTCGACCAGGGCGGCCGGATCGTCGCCGTCGACCAGCGCGAACACCGCCAGATCTTCCCCAAGCCCGGCTGGGTGGAGCACGACGCCACCGAGATCTGGGCCAAGGTGCAGGCCGTGGTGGCGGGAGCGCTCGCCAAGGCCGGTCTGCGCGCCGAGCAGCTGACCGCGCTGGGCATCACCAACCAGCGTGAGACGACCGTGCTGTGGGACCGCGCCACCGGCAAGCCGGTGCACAACGCGATCGTCTGGCAGGACACCCGCACCTCCGCCCTGTGCGGCGAACTCGGCGGCGAACACGGCCAGGACCGCTTCCGGGACACCACCGGGCTACCGCTGGCCAGCTACTTCTCCGGGCCCAAGGCGGCCTGGCTGCTGGAGAACGTACCCGGGCTGCGCCGCCGCGCCGAACGGGGTGAGATCGCCTTCGGCACCATCGACTCCTGGCTGATCTGGAACCTGACCGGCGGCACCGAGGGCGGGGTGCATGTCACCGATGTCACCAACGCCGGGCGCACCCTGCTGATGGACCTGGAAACCCTCCAGTGGGACAGCTCGATCCTGTCCGCCATGAACATCCCCGAGGCGATGCTCCCGGAGATCAGGTCCTCGGCGGAGGTGTACGGCACGGGGGTGGGCCAGCTCGCCGGGGTGCCGGTGGCCTCCGCCCTCGGTGACCAGCAGGCCGCGGTGTTCGGCCAGACCTGCTACGGCGTCGGCGAGGCCAAGAACACCTACGGCACCGGGAGTTTCCTGCTGCTGAACACCGGCGACCGCCCGGTGCCCTCCAAGAGCGGACTGCTGACGACGATGGGCTACCGGCTCGGCGGTGAGCGGCCCGTCTACTGTCTGGAGGGTTCGATCGCCATCACCGGGGCCCTGGTGCAGTGGTTCCGCGACCAGTTGGGCATCATCCGCTCGGCCGACGAGATCGAGCCGCTGGCCGCGAGCGTGTCCGACAACGGCGGGGCGTACATCGTCCCGGCGTTCTCCGGGCTGTTCGCCCCGTACTGGCGCTCGGACGCGCGCGGGGTGGTCACCGGCCTCACCCGGTACGTCACCAAGGCGCATCTGGCGCGCGCCGTGCTGGAGGCCACCAGCTGGCAGACGCGTGAGGTGGTGGACGCGATGTACCAGGACTCCGGGGTGCGGATCACCACGCTCAAGGTCGACGGCGGGATGACCGCCAACGGGCTGCTGATGCAGCATCAGGCCGATGTGCTCGGCGTCCCGGTGATCCGTCCGGTGGTCTCCGAGACCACCTGTCTGGGCGCGGCGTACGCGGCCGGGCTGGCCACCGGGGTGTGGCAGGACCTCGATGAACTGCGGACGCACTGGCAGCGGGACACCGAATGGGCCCCGCGGATGGACGCGGCGGAGCGCGAGCGCGAGTACGGCAACTGGCGCATGGCGGTGGAGCGCAGCTTCGGGTGGCACAAAGAAGGCCAGGCGGCCCAGGCGGACCAGGCGGACCAGGCGGCCGGCAGCGAGGCTTAG